In one window of Vibrio sp. DW001 DNA:
- the tadF gene encoding tight adherence pilus pseudopilin TadF gives MKELNSKFRAKQKGTFAIELAMVSMAFVMMLMFAGDVITKISMKGKLDRLSFSAASVAKERTQLYSDDYTMSNQQINDIYKIMAKSLKRTYTNYKEADFGMLYEEQTYSESGAKNALVTWNTPGGITCNISESLAQIENKLAVTTSWGRKSTMYRVTLCYETENWLIGFALGSGFTRVSSSSVILGR, from the coding sequence ATGAAAGAACTCAATTCCAAATTTAGAGCCAAGCAGAAGGGTACGTTTGCTATCGAGCTTGCTATGGTTTCTATGGCCTTCGTCATGATGTTGATGTTTGCTGGCGACGTGATAACAAAAATATCAATGAAAGGGAAACTAGATAGGCTTTCGTTTTCAGCGGCAAGTGTGGCCAAAGAGCGTACTCAACTGTACAGCGACGATTACACTATGTCTAATCAGCAGATTAATGACATTTATAAGATTATGGCCAAATCTCTTAAGCGGACCTATACCAATTATAAAGAAGCAGATTTTGGTATGTTGTATGAAGAGCAGACTTATTCTGAGTCGGGAGCTAAGAATGCGCTTGTAACCTGGAACACACCAGGTGGAATTACGTGTAATATTTCAGAGAGTCTGGCTCAAATTGAAAACAAACTTGCCGTCACGACATCCTGGGGGCGCAAGAGCACAATGTATCGGGTAACTTTATGTTATGAAACAGAAAATTGGCTTATTGGTTTCGCACTGGGAAGTGGGTTTACTCGAGTAAGCTCTAGCTCAGTGATATTAGGTAGGTAA
- a CDS encoding TadE/TadG family type IV pilus assembly protein — translation MIRKIRRKQDGVVAIEFAIGFGAFLLMMAAWMEISYMGYVSAMGDLAVSEAARASKKETENYIDTFKATLTKSDSVWSKFVDTSKIRASVQYAKSLDDLYDIENTCLPASSGGITTCGSETDSAVAIYYVDYEFDGIFTVFFDQKTIFSREIIVIQEYERTQFQI, via the coding sequence ATGATTCGGAAAATTAGAAGAAAGCAAGATGGTGTCGTTGCGATAGAGTTTGCTATAGGATTCGGTGCTTTCTTGTTGATGATGGCCGCATGGATGGAAATTAGCTATATGGGTTATGTATCCGCTATGGGTGATCTAGCGGTATCTGAAGCGGCTAGAGCATCTAAAAAAGAAACGGAAAACTACATAGACACCTTTAAAGCTACCTTGACAAAAAGTGATAGTGTTTGGAGCAAGTTTGTTGATACATCTAAAATTCGAGCGAGCGTCCAATACGCAAAGAGTTTAGATGACCTATACGACATAGAAAACACATGTCTGCCAGCATCTAGCGGGGGTATTACAACGTGTGGCTCAGAAACTGATAGCGCCGTTGCCATCTATTACGTTGATTATGAATTCGACGGTATTTTTACTGTGTTTTTTGATCAAAAAACGATATTTAGCCGTGAAATTATTGTGATACAAGAATATGAAAGAACTCAATTCCAAATTTAG
- a CDS encoding type II secretion system F family protein codes for MELLANKQFYLVLSIWFLAVGIATIAYVLYEQVKRSNKLSKIGLSEKEHKTEKRKKGLESLGKKISNLVAASDSEIANKFVAAGIYNTKFAYLFVPLKYLLLVIGVALAITLGLHFQRDPSQYLVWSLIWAIIIIIVPDGYLAFRTSNIKRKLSSQLPYLLDMMGVCVQTGMTIESSMTYLAQEMVGFDIDMAHMLKRTNERAQMVGLDKAIEELYIRVPTPEFRSFVMTLSQSLRYGSSIYEVLTRLAMDIREIQMLGLEEKIGKLSAKMSIPLILFIMFPIVILTAAPGVMRMM; via the coding sequence ATGGAGTTACTAGCGAATAAGCAATTCTATCTGGTACTGTCGATCTGGTTCTTGGCTGTCGGTATAGCCACTATCGCCTATGTGTTGTACGAGCAAGTAAAAAGAAGCAATAAACTCAGTAAAATTGGCTTATCTGAAAAAGAACATAAAACAGAAAAAAGAAAAAAAGGATTGGAGTCATTAGGTAAAAAAATATCAAATCTCGTTGCGGCGTCTGATTCTGAAATTGCGAATAAATTTGTAGCAGCAGGGATCTATAACACGAAATTTGCCTATCTATTTGTCCCGCTTAAGTATCTCTTGTTAGTGATTGGCGTGGCGCTGGCAATTACTCTTGGATTACATTTTCAACGTGACCCATCTCAATACCTCGTATGGTCACTCATTTGGGCGATCATTATCATTATAGTTCCAGATGGGTATTTAGCGTTTAGGACGAGTAATATAAAAAGAAAGCTATCCAGTCAGCTCCCTTATCTTCTTGATATGATGGGTGTTTGTGTTCAAACGGGCATGACAATAGAGTCTTCTATGACGTATCTAGCTCAGGAAATGGTGGGCTTTGATATCGATATGGCTCATATGCTGAAACGAACCAATGAGCGAGCTCAAATGGTCGGTCTAGATAAGGCAATAGAAGAGCTTTACATACGAGTACCTACACCTGAATTTCGTAGTTTTGTGATGACTTTGAGTCAAAGTCTTCGATACGGTTCATCTATCTATGAAGTATTGACTCGTTTGGCTATGGATATACGGGAGATACAGATGTTGGGTCTGGAAGAAAAGATAGGTAAATTATCTGCAAAAATGTCCATACCATTGATACTTTTTATCATGTTTCCTATCGTGATTTTAACGGCCGCACCCGGTGTGATGAGGATGATGTAA
- a CDS encoding type II secretion system F family protein, with translation MIYLFLVILGVVLIVFSLATDRKKNNYLEEYNKTVHVYSLSGDDDAVDFNTLSDRTLWQRIQDRISNLKKQIGALASIKIILFVVALLFAGNEINQRFLRGNLILIEVVTVFIGLLFAYSWLQKRERTQFEEAFPDALNILASAVSSGESIMHAIMYVGKNLDGDVGAEFKVMGDRLQMGEAPDEVFRKSCKRFPYPSFYFFVITLRANMHRGGQLKDVITRLNRLMFDARAIDKKKFALTAEARASAKIVAAIPFIFLLLMQYISPLNYEFVMFSEEGRPILYYVLISEAIGITIITALLKGVR, from the coding sequence ATGATATATCTATTTTTGGTTATTTTGGGTGTTGTCCTCATCGTTTTTTCTCTTGCGACAGATAGAAAAAAAAACAACTATTTAGAAGAATACAATAAAACGGTTCACGTTTATTCTCTAAGTGGAGATGACGATGCGGTCGATTTTAATACCCTATCAGACAGAACTCTTTGGCAGAGAATTCAGGATAGAATAAGTAATCTTAAGAAACAAATAGGTGCACTCGCATCCATTAAGATAATCCTATTTGTCGTTGCATTACTCTTTGCAGGTAATGAGATTAATCAACGTTTTTTACGCGGTAACCTTATTCTTATTGAGGTTGTTACCGTCTTTATTGGACTGCTATTTGCGTATTCATGGTTACAGAAACGAGAGAGAACGCAATTTGAAGAAGCTTTTCCTGATGCATTGAATATATTGGCAAGTGCCGTGTCATCCGGTGAGAGTATTATGCATGCCATCATGTATGTTGGTAAGAACCTAGACGGGGATGTTGGGGCAGAGTTTAAGGTCATGGGCGACCGCTTACAAATGGGTGAAGCTCCGGATGAAGTTTTTAGAAAATCGTGTAAACGCTTCCCATATCCATCTTTCTATTTTTTTGTAATAACACTTAGGGCAAATATGCATCGTGGCGGGCAATTAAAAGACGTTATCACGAGACTAAATCGACTGATGTTTGATGCCAGAGCGATAGATAAGAAAAAATTTGCGCTTACTGCAGAAGCTCGAGCTTCCGCTAAAATTGTTGCAGCAATACCATTTATCTTCTTATTGCTGATGCAGTATATCAGCCCATTAAATTACGAATTTGTCATGTTTAGTGAGGAAGGTAGGCCGATTTTATACTACGTCCTAATAAGTGAAGCGATAGGTATAACAATTATTACCGCTTTGCTCAAAGGAGTTAGGTGA
- a CDS encoding CpaF family protein, whose protein sequence is MSETKEIYVNIRRQIYDALDPEAINRLSDSQLAQQLSKAVDMLVEKDALQVPVVLRNEFVQSLVDELHGLGPLQPLMEDDSITDIMINGHEHVFIERGGLVEKVPVNFVDEAQVLEIAKRIAGRVGRRVDDSSPLCDARLADGSRVNIVIPPIALDGTSISIRKFKKQAIDFSQLVGFGAMSPEMAQILMIAARCRLNILISGGTGSGKTTMLNALSQFISEKERIVTIEDAAELRLQQPHVVRLETRTAGIENTGVIHQRDLVINALRMRPDRIIVGECRGSEAFEMLQAMNTGHDGSMSTLHANTPRDAIARVESMVMMATANLPLEAIRRTIVSAVDLIIQISRLHDGSRKVMSITEVVGLEGSSVVLEEIFQFRPEHGDANAEKVQGNFVTAGLMKRSILVEKARFFGLDEQLDALFQNKRGRS, encoded by the coding sequence ATGAGTGAAACAAAAGAAATTTACGTTAATATAAGAAGACAGATTTATGATGCCCTAGATCCAGAGGCGATAAACCGTTTATCAGACAGTCAATTAGCGCAACAACTCTCTAAAGCGGTTGACATGCTTGTTGAGAAAGATGCACTTCAAGTTCCTGTCGTACTACGCAATGAATTTGTTCAAAGTTTAGTCGATGAGCTCCATGGTCTTGGACCTTTGCAACCTTTAATGGAAGACGATTCCATTACAGATATTATGATCAATGGGCATGAACACGTGTTTATAGAGCGCGGTGGACTCGTTGAGAAAGTACCTGTTAACTTTGTTGATGAAGCTCAAGTGTTGGAGATTGCAAAGCGTATCGCGGGAAGGGTTGGTCGACGTGTCGATGACTCGTCTCCTTTATGTGATGCTAGACTTGCAGATGGTAGTCGCGTAAATATTGTTATCCCTCCGATTGCTCTAGATGGAACCTCTATCTCTATTCGTAAGTTTAAAAAGCAAGCGATCGATTTTTCTCAACTTGTTGGTTTTGGCGCGATGAGCCCAGAAATGGCTCAAATCTTGATGATTGCAGCAAGGTGCCGGCTTAATATTTTAATTTCAGGTGGTACCGGCTCAGGTAAAACCACCATGCTTAATGCCTTGTCTCAATTTATTTCCGAGAAAGAACGTATTGTCACGATAGAAGATGCTGCAGAATTGAGGCTACAGCAACCACACGTTGTTCGGTTGGAAACACGCACAGCTGGTATTGAAAATACCGGTGTGATTCACCAAAGAGATCTGGTGATAAACGCATTGCGTATGCGGCCCGACAGAATCATTGTCGGAGAGTGTCGTGGTAGTGAAGCATTCGAAATGTTACAGGCGATGAATACCGGACATGATGGTTCAATGTCGACCTTGCACGCCAATACACCAAGAGATGCCATCGCGCGTGTTGAATCCATGGTAATGATGGCAACGGCTAACCTTCCACTGGAAGCGATTCGAAGAACCATCGTCAGCGCGGTTGATCTTATTATCCAGATAAGCAGATTGCATGACGGTAGCCGTAAAGTGATGAGCATTACCGAAGTAGTCGGGCTTGAAGGTTCTAGTGTGGTACTGGAAGAAATATTTCAGTTTAGACCAGAGCACGGAGATGCTAATGCTGAGAAAGTGCAGGGAAATTTTGTAACCGCGGGATTAATGAAACGCTCGATTTTAGTGGAAAAAGCACGCTTCTTTGGCTTAGATGAACAGCTAGACGCTCTGTTCCAGAATAAAAGAGGGCGTTCATGA
- a CDS encoding AAA family ATPase: MFDLVDILKKDSAHGDDGPKDEITSVLFYQTDKCQALVKEAYRFEGLVTPAIVQNNDENIKEHVRNESIEIVIVELNESNNVSQDAERISHLLPNDASVIVIGSEDAISTIRNLKGMGFYYLFWPITKHELIEFVVSVHENRNKNKGLGKKRKAKQISVIGSKGGVGTTLICSEIAYLLSEDKKSSCVLVDNDYQGGNIDIMLGMEKFEKRQIRPGAFATTLDNTSAQGMLIKHNKLLSVLSLTSESLANAEIKEYTKTVVEHIAADCNFIIDDLSSIARQNFNKEEVVELSDSVILVLEPTVSSLRDAARIKQQLEDQNQESNMRVFVVLNYCLPTSSGTITLKEVEKYLRREVDVIIPFVKQLDALVLERKRISKIGGKAEKGLRRLVSLIVGEDEKKGFSLFSRRK, from the coding sequence ATGTTTGATTTAGTTGATATTCTTAAAAAAGATAGTGCACATGGAGATGATGGGCCAAAAGATGAAATCACATCGGTACTATTTTATCAGACAGATAAATGTCAGGCTCTGGTTAAAGAGGCGTATCGTTTCGAAGGGTTAGTAACTCCGGCTATCGTTCAAAATAACGATGAGAATATTAAAGAACATGTCCGAAATGAGAGTATCGAGATTGTAATCGTTGAGCTTAACGAAAGTAATAATGTAAGCCAAGATGCAGAAAGAATCAGTCACTTATTACCAAATGATGCATCAGTAATAGTGATTGGTAGTGAAGATGCGATTTCGACGATAAGAAACCTGAAAGGAATGGGCTTCTACTATCTATTTTGGCCGATTACCAAGCATGAACTTATAGAGTTCGTGGTCAGTGTCCACGAGAACCGAAATAAGAACAAGGGACTTGGTAAGAAGCGGAAAGCAAAACAGATAAGTGTTATCGGTTCAAAAGGGGGGGTCGGGACTACATTGATATGCTCGGAGATTGCGTATCTCTTGTCTGAAGACAAGAAGTCGTCATGTGTTCTGGTGGATAACGATTACCAGGGTGGCAACATCGATATAATGCTTGGTATGGAGAAGTTTGAGAAACGCCAAATCAGGCCTGGTGCATTTGCGACCACATTAGATAATACCTCCGCTCAAGGCATGTTAATCAAACATAATAAATTACTATCGGTACTATCTCTGACGTCAGAGTCACTTGCCAATGCAGAAATAAAAGAATATACAAAAACGGTTGTGGAACATATTGCTGCGGACTGTAACTTTATTATCGATGACCTCTCTTCCATTGCCAGACAAAACTTCAATAAAGAGGAAGTGGTTGAGTTGTCGGATAGTGTCATCCTTGTATTAGAACCGACAGTTTCTTCGTTGCGAGATGCGGCAAGAATCAAACAGCAACTAGAAGACCAAAATCAAGAGAGCAATATGCGAGTATTTGTCGTACTAAACTATTGCTTACCTACCTCTTCAGGCACGATCACTCTAAAAGAGGTTGAAAAATACCTACGAAGAGAAGTCGATGTAATTATCCCTTTTGTAAAACAGCTAGATGCTCTCGTTTTAGAACGTAAAAGAATTTCTAAGATAGGTGGTAAGGCAGAAAAAGGACTGCGTAGGTTGGTATCACTCATAGTGGGTGAAGATGAAAAAAAAGGTTTTTCACTATTTTCTCGTAGGAAATAA
- a CDS encoding pilus assembly protein N-terminal domain-containing protein, with translation MDTRRLSQWLVFVACLFSFSALGARIVNLSEGDAETITVTEEIGSVFISNPEIADYQVIDKNKVVFFGKKIGNASLIIFDEEGQTLASRKLVVNKSMVHIQQQIQLRYPDVDVNIYNLGDQAVLSGLVSSDQEKEDIYHLVGELLAKDAEITIVEWDLGDTQYEMDFMRKYRFPGLVNNIEVATTKQVNVKLSIAEVSHSFMEQFGIQLGSSGQTAGVFVDYLTNFSADDIISVITAIGDDSVGQILAEPNLSVISGETASFLAGGELPVVTYVDGATNVEYKEYGVRLELMAKVLRDDKIKLSLMPEVSALDDVFYSDDTYNVPALRTRRARTTVELGDGQSFVLAGLLSSEDTESLRRIPYIGDIPILGALFRHTETTRTKTELLIIATVNLVQPIQANQIQIPTMEKTSNLHRFFGIEGTYKKADEKWANEVLASGGFKQ, from the coding sequence ATGGATACTCGTAGGTTATCTCAGTGGTTAGTATTTGTAGCGTGTCTGTTTAGCTTCTCTGCACTTGGCGCGCGTATAGTGAATTTATCCGAAGGTGATGCGGAAACAATAACAGTGACGGAAGAAATTGGCTCTGTATTCATCTCTAATCCAGAAATTGCTGACTATCAGGTTATAGACAAGAATAAAGTTGTGTTTTTTGGTAAAAAAATTGGCAATGCTTCGTTGATTATTTTTGATGAAGAGGGGCAAACACTGGCATCGAGAAAGCTGGTTGTCAATAAGAGCATGGTTCACATACAACAACAGATTCAACTCAGATATCCCGATGTAGACGTCAATATATACAACCTAGGTGATCAAGCAGTTCTCAGTGGATTAGTGTCAAGTGATCAAGAGAAAGAAGACATCTATCATTTGGTAGGCGAACTGTTGGCTAAAGACGCTGAGATCACGATTGTCGAATGGGATTTAGGTGATACCCAATACGAAATGGATTTTATGCGCAAGTATCGTTTCCCTGGCTTGGTTAACAATATTGAGGTTGCAACAACGAAACAGGTGAACGTTAAACTGTCCATTGCTGAAGTCTCTCACTCATTTATGGAACAGTTTGGTATTCAATTAGGCAGCAGTGGACAGACCGCTGGTGTTTTCGTCGATTATCTAACCAACTTTAGTGCCGATGATATCATATCAGTCATTACTGCAATCGGTGATGATAGCGTCGGTCAGATACTTGCAGAGCCGAACTTGTCGGTTATTTCTGGTGAGACTGCAAGTTTTCTTGCTGGTGGTGAGCTACCTGTTGTTACCTATGTCGACGGTGCGACAAACGTGGAATACAAAGAGTATGGTGTCCGTCTTGAATTGATGGCGAAGGTACTTAGAGATGACAAAATTAAGCTCTCATTAATGCCGGAAGTGAGTGCGTTAGATGATGTGTTTTATAGTGACGATACCTACAACGTACCAGCACTAAGAACCCGCCGTGCAAGAACGACCGTTGAGTTAGGTGATGGCCAGAGCTTCGTGCTTGCTGGATTACTGAGTTCTGAAGATACTGAATCACTGAGACGAATCCCTTATATTGGCGATATTCCTATTCTAGGTGCGCTGTTTAGGCACACTGAGACTACTCGAACTAAGACCGAACTGCTCATTATCGCAACCGTTAATCTAGTACAGCCGATTCAGGCCAACCAGATCCAGATTCCGACGATGGAAAAAACATCCAATTTACACCGCTTTTTTGGTATTGAAGGTACTTACAAAAAAGCAGATGAGAAATGGGCCAATGAGGTGTTAGCTTCTGGAGGGTTCAAACAATGA
- the cpaB gene encoding Flp pilus assembly protein CpaB: MNFRILIPVALIAIGAGLYGLSGNLIKQDAEQNVVDVVEDVNMITVWKAKEDIKRGQMVTRTQFYVTKVTEPEANDNGITEDVEIEFVRGEVSSKDISSDGWVTQLDLIKPDQDGYIDLIIADNMVPYGVKVDSDTIIGGVITHGSLIDVVALSSLSQNLASSDKVQPIQTVFFSPILIAVKVLKVEQNVLEDDTEVSLVLELTRKQLAKLVIAKKIAQLEFHKSVGAEQAELLQANSGDILPTYRAIKEFRAGDVNIK; the protein is encoded by the coding sequence ATGAATTTTAGAATATTAATACCTGTTGCACTTATCGCTATTGGTGCTGGGCTTTATGGTTTATCAGGCAATCTGATAAAGCAAGATGCAGAGCAGAATGTGGTTGATGTTGTTGAAGACGTCAATATGATCACCGTCTGGAAAGCAAAGGAAGATATAAAGCGGGGTCAAATGGTAACGCGCACGCAGTTTTATGTGACGAAAGTTACCGAGCCTGAAGCGAATGACAACGGCATCACGGAGGATGTTGAGATAGAGTTTGTTCGTGGTGAGGTCTCTTCTAAAGATATAAGTTCTGATGGGTGGGTGACTCAATTAGATCTTATAAAACCCGACCAAGATGGATATATAGATTTGATCATCGCTGACAATATGGTGCCCTACGGAGTAAAAGTTGATTCTGATACTATCATTGGTGGTGTTATTACTCATGGCAGCTTAATCGATGTTGTCGCACTTTCGTCGCTGAGTCAGAATTTAGCGTCCAGTGATAAAGTCCAACCAATTCAGACCGTTTTCTTCTCCCCTATTCTTATCGCGGTCAAAGTCTTGAAGGTTGAGCAAAATGTGCTTGAAGACGACACAGAAGTCAGCTTGGTATTGGAACTGACGCGAAAGCAATTAGCGAAGTTGGTGATAGCAAAAAAAATAGCACAATTAGAATTTCATAAGTCAGTTGGTGCCGAACAGGCAGAATTACTCCAAGCCAATTCAGGTGATATCTTACCCACCTATCGAGCGATCAAAGAGTTTCGCGCGGGTGATGTAAATATAAAATAA